GAACATCCGGGAGTGAAACGGTCAGTTCGGTCAGGGCTCCACCGAGGCGTGCGGTGAACCAGGGGACGGAATGCAGACAGCCCGTCCCGCCCTTCGGCGGGGTGACCCCGTCCAGGACGACCACCGAACCACCCTGTCCTGAAGCCGGAAGCCCGACACTGGCGAAGTCCTCGTTCGGGCGGTCGGCGTCCCCGGGCTCCGAGGCGAGTTCAGTACGCATCCAGCCAGTCTGCACGAGCCCTTCACAAGGTCCGCAGAAGGCTGGCAATGGTTGCCGGACCGGCGCACCCGCGCAGGTCAGACGCCTGGTTTGGGCTGGAATGCTTTGTTCCGGGAAGGCGTGGTGGCGAATATTGCCACCGCCCGCCCCCGGCGTCCAACCGGCCTGCCCCGCAAGGCGACTGCGAGGGCCTGCGGAACTTGCCCCTCAACTCCCCTCCGGGGTTCACTCCTTCGGGTGGCGGGTCAGGTGATGCGCGTGCGCTGCACACCGGCGCTGGGAGGGTCGGGAAGTGTACCGGGAGTACGCGTCAGTTGACGGAGCGTCACCCGGGCCCAAGGGTTCACGAGTCAGGAATGCGAGCACCGGTGCAGAAGACGCGGCCTCGTCGCACAGGCAAGCAGACGGCCCCCGCTCAGGGCGCTGAGCCGACGACCCCCACCGGCAAGGGACGGCCCACGCACGTACGCAACCGGCTCATCGTCGCCGTCGCCGTGGTCGCCGCGGCCATCGCCGGCGCCGGCACCCCGTCCGTCCTCGCCGCCTCCGGGCAACTCCACGACTCCCAGGAGCTGGTGACGCTCGCGGAGCAGACGCAGGACGCCCTCGCCCTCGCCCACTCCCTCGCCGACGAGCGCGACGAGGTCACCTCCTACATCGCGGCCGGCCGCCCCAAGTCCAAGGCGCCCTCCGAGCAGCACAGCGAACGCGTGGACCGGCAGGTCGAGGAGCTGCGGTCCGACACCGACACACCCGCCTCGCTCCGCTCCGGCCTCGACGCCATCGCGGCCGTGCGCCGGGCCGCGCTCACCGGCAAGAGCAGCGCCCTCGAAGCGCACCAGGCGTACTCCACCGCCATCACCGAACTCCACCGCCTCGCCGAGCAACTGGCCCAGCAGACGCCGCCCCGCGCCGGCGCCGGGAGCCACGCGCTGGCCGAGCTGGACTCCGCCGTCCAGCAGGCCGCCGCGGCCCGGGGCCTGCTGCTGGCCGCGCTCAGCGTGCCGCGCAGCACCGAGACGGTCATCGACCCGGTCACCGGCCTGCCGACCGAGACCGCCACCTCCTCGGGCGCCGACGCCCGGCAGCGCGACGCCCTGAGCGCCGCCGCCCAGCAGGCCCGGCTGCGCTCCGACGCGGCCCTGGCCGACTTCCGCGACACCGCGCCCAAGGCGGCCCGCACCTCCTTCGACAACACGGTCACCGGCACCGAGGTCAACTCCGCCGAGAAGTACCTCGCCACCCTCACCGACCAGCCGACCCTGACCGGCAGCGAGCTCTCCACCAGCACCAAGAGGCTGGACGCGGCCCTCTCCGCCCGGGTCGACCTGATGCGCGGCGTCGAGTCCGCCCTCTACGACCGCCGCACCAAGGACCTGGAGGCCCTGCGCGACGACGACGTCACCGCGCTGGAGATCCGCATCGCGATCCTCGGCGCCCTGATGCTGCTCGCCGTCGGTGTCGCCACGGGCATGGCGCGCAGCCTGACCCGCCCGCTCGCGGTGCTGCGCCTGGGCTCGAAGCGCCTCGCCGAGGCCGAGGACCCGGCGGCCGAGGAACCGGTGAAGTTCACCGGCCGCAACGACGAGTTCGCCCAGGTCGTCCGCTCCGTCAACGCCCTGCACGCGCACGCGGCCGCCCTCACCGAGCGCATCGCCACCCTGGAGGGCGACCGCAAGCACCTCGTCGGCCAGCGCCAGAAGATGGCCGACGCCCGCGAGGAACTGCGCGCCGAACTCGCCGAGTCCGCCGCCCAGCTGGAGCGGCTGCGCACGGCCATCGGCGGCACGTTCGTCAACCTGGCCCTGCGCACCCTCGGCCTGGTCGAGCGGCAACTCGCCGTCATCGAGAACCTGGAGGAGCGCGAGCAGGACCCGGACCGCCTCGCCACCCTGTTCAAGCTCGACCACTTCGCCACGGTCATGCGCCGGCACAGCGAGAACCTCCTCGTCCTCGCCGGCACCGAGCACGTCCAGCACGCCGCCGGGCCCGTGCCGCTGGTGGACGTCGTCCGTGCCGCGGTCAGCGAGATCGAGCGGTACGAGCGCGTGCGGATCGCCGCGCTGCCGCCGCAC
This genomic stretch from Streptomyces sp. Go-475 harbors:
- a CDS encoding nitrate- and nitrite sensing domain-containing protein — protein: MQKTRPRRTGKQTAPAQGAEPTTPTGKGRPTHVRNRLIVAVAVVAAAIAGAGTPSVLAASGQLHDSQELVTLAEQTQDALALAHSLADERDEVTSYIAAGRPKSKAPSEQHSERVDRQVEELRSDTDTPASLRSGLDAIAAVRRAALTGKSSALEAHQAYSTAITELHRLAEQLAQQTPPRAGAGSHALAELDSAVQQAAAARGLLLAALSVPRSTETVIDPVTGLPTETATSSGADARQRDALSAAAQQARLRSDAALADFRDTAPKAARTSFDNTVTGTEVNSAEKYLATLTDQPTLTGSELSTSTKRLDAALSARVDLMRGVESALYDRRTKDLEALRDDDVTALEIRIAILGALMLLAVGVATGMARSLTRPLAVLRLGSKRLAEAEDPAAEEPVKFTGRNDEFAQVVRSVNALHAHAAALTERIATLEGDRKHLVGQRQKMADAREELRAELAESAAQLERLRTAIGGTFVNLALRTLGLVERQLAVIENLEEREQDPDRLATLFKLDHFATVMRRHSENLLVLAGTEHVQHAAGPVPLVDVVRAAVSEIERYERVRIAALPPHAHIAGFAADDLSHLLAELLENATSFSPPDLPVEISGWLLENGEVMLSVQDEGIGMAEDRLERLNARLADFDPEAPYDQEGEDGLGLGLYVVARLAHRHGARVQLREQKQGGVAAVVVLPRTLLAAAPPAAVPASGPVPGAAPSFSFPGADAEANSNVLHGRAGNGDPLVALAEKAVRREEAAEEAAEHPEPVEAARPDAPAPAPEATAPAETPAETTMELLAPIPQGEPEPTQHESAAADGEAAPQGPPAPDHETRTGGAGGYEHAEGEAEAEADAEHERVTDKGLPKRTPKITAPATAPRQRSGSVDAEALRRRLGGFRQGAQAGYREVEAEIAEQTASHKRPATGTPGQAESEEATGGTVEEASS